From the genome of Sulfurovum sp. NBC37-1, one region includes:
- a CDS encoding energy transducer TonB — protein MVKHRNLVSFIITTLLYALLFGGYFYLIRTYIIADQAAQDSAIQLCLSEFVPEVVPETQEVEEESVVEEEPEPEPEPEPEPIVKEEPVVEKVIPEPVKPKVLPVPEVKKPKPKKKEIKKKKKVKKKKIRTRTAQSSRVGVKRRGSGHASASEKNRFLATVRQRINRNKSYPRIAKRRGMQGSVKVHFTILPNGHVGNILVSGPKVFHSSARKAVKKAFPISTKNVPFSLPKTVNLTLRYQLR, from the coding sequence GTGGTCAAACATCGCAATCTGGTATCCTTCATCATTACCACACTTCTCTACGCCCTGCTTTTCGGGGGGTACTTCTACCTGATACGTACCTATATTATTGCAGATCAGGCAGCGCAGGACAGTGCCATCCAGCTCTGCCTGAGCGAATTCGTTCCCGAAGTGGTTCCCGAAACCCAGGAGGTGGAAGAAGAATCGGTTGTAGAAGAAGAACCGGAGCCTGAACCCGAACCAGAGCCTGAACCGATTGTTAAAGAGGAGCCGGTGGTTGAAAAGGTCATCCCGGAACCTGTCAAACCCAAAGTACTTCCTGTACCTGAAGTAAAAAAGCCAAAGCCAAAAAAGAAAGAGATCAAAAAGAAGAAAAAAGTCAAGAAAAAAAAGATCAGAACACGTACGGCACAAAGCAGCAGGGTAGGAGTAAAACGCCGGGGAAGCGGACATGCCAGTGCCTCAGAGAAAAACCGTTTTCTGGCTACGGTGAGACAACGGATCAACCGGAACAAAAGTTACCCGCGTATTGCCAAACGCAGAGGCATGCAGGGGTCGGTTAAAGTGCATTTTACCATACTTCCCAACGGTCATGTAGGGAACATTTTGGTCAGCGGTCCCAAAGTCTTTCACAGCTCGGCACGCAAGGCGGTGAAAAAGGCATTTCCCATCTCTACGAAAAATGTTCCCTTTTCTCTTCCCAAAACGGTCAATTTGACGCTTCGGTATCAGCTAAGATAG
- a CDS encoding MBL fold metallo-hydrolase RNA specificity domain-containing protein, producing the protein MATVVSYGAAEVVTGSCHLFTIDGGPQILVDCGMFQGQEEERNYGPFDFNPSEVDYLLVTHAHLDHVGRIPKLVKEGFTGKIYATHATHDLAEIILLDSAKIMKEDFNTKYKKAQRQGKEEGVMEPLYAEADVEDVFEFGWHYPEYDKSFTLEDGIEITYRDAGHILGAAFIEIRYKENGVDHTIVFSGDIGNDTEIVMKDLAPCTHADYLYVESTYGDRDHQGVEDTVTEFKSVIIKTMKDWGNVIIPSFAVERTQELLCILKQMHRRKELPQCKIFVDSPMATRATEVYRNYSELLSSECQEIKKEDGTIFDFENLVYTLDVEASKAINDMDTRAIIIAGSGMCNGGRILHHFKNRLWNKKNAVIFVGYQAVGTLGRHIVDGARWVKIYNEDILIKASIHTINGFSAHADQKGIVKWISQIEDLKRIYLVHGEEDKEVILRSVLENELHAKAHIVEPEEVIYLA; encoded by the coding sequence ATGGCTACAGTCGTCTCCTACGGTGCAGCGGAAGTGGTGACCGGCTCCTGTCACCTGTTTACGATAGACGGAGGTCCTCAAATTCTTGTGGATTGCGGGATGTTCCAGGGGCAGGAAGAGGAGCGTAACTACGGTCCTTTTGATTTTAATCCTTCCGAAGTGGACTATCTGTTGGTCACCCATGCCCATCTGGACCATGTTGGGCGCATACCGAAGTTGGTAAAGGAGGGATTTACCGGAAAGATCTATGCGACCCACGCGACACATGACCTTGCCGAGATCATTCTGCTTGACAGTGCCAAGATCATGAAGGAAGATTTTAACACCAAATACAAAAAGGCCCAGCGGCAGGGAAAAGAAGAGGGTGTCATGGAACCCTTATACGCAGAAGCAGATGTGGAAGATGTGTTCGAGTTTGGCTGGCACTATCCGGAATATGACAAGTCTTTCACTCTGGAGGATGGTATAGAGATCACCTACCGGGATGCCGGCCATATTCTCGGGGCCGCTTTCATTGAAATACGTTATAAAGAGAACGGCGTGGACCATACAATAGTCTTCTCCGGAGATATAGGCAACGATACCGAGATCGTCATGAAAGACCTTGCTCCGTGTACTCATGCCGACTATCTGTATGTAGAGTCCACCTACGGCGACCGTGACCACCAAGGTGTAGAAGATACTGTTACGGAATTCAAAAGCGTGATCATCAAGACCATGAAAGACTGGGGAAATGTCATCATCCCCTCATTCGCCGTGGAACGGACACAGGAACTTCTCTGCATCCTGAAGCAGATGCACAGGAGAAAAGAGTTGCCGCAGTGCAAAATATTTGTCGACAGCCCTATGGCGACCCGTGCAACGGAAGTGTACAGGAACTATTCCGAACTGTTGAGTTCCGAGTGTCAGGAGATCAAGAAAGAAGATGGAACGATCTTCGATTTTGAGAACCTTGTCTATACCCTTGATGTAGAAGCTTCCAAAGCCATCAACGACATGGATACCCGTGCGATCATCATCGCGGGCAGCGGTATGTGCAACGGCGGCAGAATACTGCATCATTTCAAAAACCGTTTATGGAACAAGAAGAATGCCGTTATTTTTGTCGGCTATCAGGCCGTCGGTACTTTGGGAAGACATATCGTTGACGGAGCACGATGGGTGAAGATCTACAATGAAGATATCCTCATCAAGGCGAGTATTCATACCATTAACGGATTCTCCGCCCATGCGGACCAGAAAGGCATTGTCAAATGGATATCGCAGATCGAAGATCTTAAGCGTATTTATCTTGTGCATGGAGAAGAGGACAAAGAGGTGATCCTGCGCTCTGTACTTGAGAATGAACTGCATGCCAAAGCACATATCGTGGAGCCTGAAGAGGTGATCTATCTGGCATAG